TTAAGAAGGGAAAAGGAAAAGAAAAATCAAAGGAGCCTTTTCATAGCTTTGTACCCGAGTTCGAAGGCCTTCACGTTGATCTCCACGGCTTTCTCAGGCACGCTTGCCTTGACGGCCTCAAGCATCGTCTCCTTGTCTATTGGAAAGTCCGGAAGGGCCGTTAGAGCACCAACAAGAACAACGTTCTGAGCCAGGGAAGTTCCAGCTTCTTCAGCAAGTTTGAGAGCATCTATCTCGTAGAGCTTCGCACCGGATTTTCTGATGTTTTCCACTATCTCTCCATAAGTCACGTACCTGTCTATCTTGCCCTTGACAAAGCTTTCAGTCTCGTAGGGGTGGTGGATGAGGCGCGTGCTGGTTATCACAACCCCTCCGGGCTTGAGGAAGTAGATGTAGCGGAGCGCTTCCATCGGCTCGAGGGCTAAAATCACGTCAGCCTCACCGTAGGGGATGAGGGGCGAGAGGCCTTCGCCTATGCGCTGGTGGACTATAACGGAACCGCTCCTCTGGGAGAGACCATGGAGCTCCCCGCTCACCACGTGGATTCCCTTTCTGGCGCAGGCTTCCCCAACTATGTTGGACATGAGCACTATGCCCTGTCCTCCAACTCCGCAGTAGATGACGTTCATGGCTTCTCCCTCCTGAGCATTATCTGCTCCAGTTCGCGGTAATCTTCTAT
The Thermococcus sp. 2319x1 DNA segment above includes these coding regions:
- the iorB gene encoding indolepyruvate ferredoxin oxidoreductase subunit beta, which produces MNVIYCGVGGQGIVLMSNIVGEACARKGIHVVSGELHGLSQRSGSVIVHQRIGEGLSPLIPYGEADVILALEPMEALRYIYFLKPGGVVITSTRLIHHPYETESFVKGKIDRYVTYGEIVENIRKSGAKLYEIDALKLAEEAGTSLAQNVVLVGALTALPDFPIDKETMLEAVKASVPEKAVEINVKAFELGYKAMKRLL